A window from Candidatus Nitrospira neomarina encodes these proteins:
- a CDS encoding efflux RND transporter permease subunit, whose amino-acid sequence MIERIIDWSARHGFLVGILTLFLMGWGIWAVYHTSLDALPDLSDVQVIVLTEWPGRSPDLIEDQITYPIVTSMLGAPRTKYVRGQSLLGLSFVYIVFQDGTDMYWARSRVVEYLQGLVGKLPEGISPTLGPDATGVGWVYQYALVDESGNHSLADLRSFQDWYLRYWLQSVPGVAEVATIGGFVKQYQVQVDPVKLQGYGIALPQVIQAIRRSNNEVGGRVIEASEREYMVRGRGYIQSLDDFRTIPIGTDGKGTPITVHDIATVTFGPDLRRGIAELNGQGETVGGIVVMRYGENALDVIQQVKERIATITPSIPEGIRIVPVYDRSELILRAIATLKEKVLEITIVVSVISLLFLFHVRSALVPVLLLPVAILLSFIAMYYLGVSSNIMALSGIAIAIGTMVDAVIVMVENAHRRLEEWEQGGRSGPRDDVIIQAAREVGKPLFFSLLIITVSFLPIFTLEAQEGRLFKPLAYTKTFAMFFAALLSIGLAPLLMKWFIRGRMMTERRNPLNRFLVWIYAPLLKVVLKARWLVVGLAILGMIVVIPVYQQLGSEFMPPLNEGTILFMPTSIPGMSIKQASTILQTQDRLLKEFPEVDQVMGKMGRARTATDPAPLHMGETIVTLKPQEDWRPGMTWDTLITEMDKKVKLPGMPNIWWMPIQTRTEMLATGIRSSVGIRILGPELEELERIGLHIESLLHTLQGTRNAYAERVTGGYYVDIDVNRTAAARYGLTVGDVQDVIESAIGGKNIAWTVEGRERYPINVRYPRDLRQDVEALKRVLVSTPHGEQIPLAQLSHISTTTGPPSVRDENGSLASMVFVDIAGEDLGTYVHKAKDLVQKHITLPSGYTLQWAGQYQYLERAQEKLKMVIPLTLFLIFLLLYLNFQSIPRCLLVLLSVPFSLVGAIWYVDVLNYPLSIAVWVGLIALAGVAAETGVIMVMFLDEACSRRQRENRLHSLADLRDAIIEGAVLRVRPKIMTASAIILGLLPIMWSQGTGADVMKRIAAPMIGGMVTATVLTLLVIPAIYFIWRQRQLQ is encoded by the coding sequence ATGATTGAACGAATCATTGACTGGAGTGCGCGTCACGGCTTTTTGGTAGGAATCCTGACCCTGTTTCTGATGGGTTGGGGAATCTGGGCCGTTTATCACACCTCCCTGGATGCCCTGCCCGATCTATCCGATGTGCAAGTGATCGTCTTGACGGAGTGGCCTGGCCGAAGTCCGGATTTGATTGAGGATCAAATCACCTATCCCATTGTCACCTCGATGTTAGGCGCCCCACGCACCAAATATGTTCGAGGCCAATCGCTTCTGGGTTTGTCGTTTGTCTATATTGTGTTTCAGGACGGAACCGACATGTATTGGGCCCGAAGCCGGGTGGTGGAATACCTGCAGGGGCTTGTAGGAAAACTGCCGGAAGGGATCTCTCCAACCTTAGGACCGGATGCGACAGGGGTCGGGTGGGTCTATCAATATGCGCTGGTGGACGAAAGCGGAAACCATAGTTTGGCCGATCTTCGCTCGTTTCAAGATTGGTATTTGCGCTATTGGTTGCAAAGTGTGCCCGGCGTGGCGGAAGTGGCGACCATCGGCGGGTTCGTGAAACAGTATCAGGTCCAGGTGGACCCCGTGAAATTACAAGGATATGGTATCGCCCTTCCCCAGGTCATACAGGCTATCCGACGCAGTAACAATGAAGTAGGAGGGCGGGTTATTGAGGCCAGTGAACGGGAATATATGGTACGGGGCCGCGGCTACATCCAATCGCTTGACGACTTTCGAACCATTCCAATCGGAACGGACGGAAAGGGGACGCCCATTACCGTTCACGATATCGCGACCGTGACGTTCGGGCCGGATCTCAGACGTGGCATTGCTGAATTAAATGGACAAGGAGAAACCGTCGGTGGCATCGTGGTCATGCGTTATGGCGAAAATGCGCTTGACGTCATTCAACAGGTCAAAGAACGCATAGCCACCATCACGCCCTCCATTCCCGAAGGCATTCGAATCGTTCCGGTGTATGATCGCTCAGAATTAATTCTTCGGGCCATCGCCACGCTCAAAGAAAAAGTATTGGAAATCACCATCGTCGTCAGCGTGATTAGCCTCCTTTTTTTATTTCACGTTCGCTCCGCACTGGTTCCCGTCCTCTTACTACCCGTCGCGATTCTTCTATCATTTATTGCGATGTATTATCTGGGCGTCTCCTCGAACATCATGGCACTCTCCGGCATCGCCATCGCCATCGGAACCATGGTCGATGCGGTCATTGTCATGGTGGAAAACGCGCACCGTCGTTTGGAGGAATGGGAACAAGGAGGACGTTCAGGCCCACGAGATGACGTCATTATTCAAGCCGCCCGGGAAGTCGGCAAGCCCCTCTTCTTTTCTTTGCTCATCATCACCGTCTCGTTTCTGCCTATCTTTACATTAGAAGCGCAGGAAGGCCGTCTGTTCAAGCCGCTGGCCTACACCAAAACCTTCGCCATGTTCTTTGCGGCATTGTTGTCCATCGGGTTGGCCCCCCTTTTGATGAAATGGTTCATTCGCGGCCGGATGATGACTGAACGACGAAATCCGCTGAACCGGTTTCTTGTATGGATCTATGCCCCTCTCCTGAAAGTTGTTCTGAAAGCCCGATGGCTGGTCGTCGGTTTAGCCATACTCGGCATGATCGTCGTCATTCCCGTCTACCAACAGTTAGGCTCTGAATTTATGCCTCCCCTGAACGAAGGCACGATTCTGTTTATGCCCACCAGCATACCGGGCATGTCCATCAAACAAGCCTCCACCATTCTCCAAACACAAGACCGGCTATTAAAAGAATTCCCGGAAGTGGATCAAGTGATGGGCAAAATGGGGCGGGCGCGCACCGCAACCGATCCGGCACCCTTGCATATGGGCGAGACCATCGTGACCCTGAAGCCTCAAGAAGATTGGCGGCCCGGCATGACGTGGGACACGCTCATTACCGAAATGGACAAAAAAGTGAAATTGCCGGGCATGCCGAATATTTGGTGGATGCCGATTCAAACACGAACCGAAATGCTCGCCACCGGCATTCGCAGCAGTGTAGGCATAAGAATCCTGGGGCCCGAATTAGAAGAACTGGAACGAATCGGGCTACACATTGAAAGCCTGCTTCACACACTTCAGGGCACCCGGAATGCCTACGCCGAACGGGTCACGGGAGGGTACTATGTCGATATCGACGTGAACCGCACCGCCGCTGCCCGTTATGGCCTCACCGTTGGAGACGTGCAGGATGTCATTGAATCCGCTATTGGCGGGAAGAATATTGCATGGACCGTGGAAGGCCGTGAACGCTATCCGATTAATGTTCGATACCCACGTGATCTGCGACAGGATGTGGAAGCGCTCAAGCGCGTGCTCGTCAGCACGCCACACGGCGAACAGATCCCTCTCGCCCAACTTTCTCACATTTCCACTACCACGGGTCCGCCTTCTGTGCGAGATGAAAATGGATCATTAGCGAGTATGGTGTTTGTCGATATTGCAGGCGAGGATCTCGGCACCTATGTTCACAAGGCCAAAGACCTGGTTCAGAAGCACATAACCCTTCCATCCGGGTATACCTTACAATGGGCAGGTCAATATCAGTATCTGGAACGGGCACAAGAAAAACTCAAAATGGTGATTCCCCTCACGTTGTTTCTCATATTCCTCCTTCTGTATCTCAATTTTCAGTCCATCCCCCGATGTCTGCTTGTATTGCTCTCGGTTCCATTCTCCTTGGTCGGGGCTATCTGGTATGTGGATGTCCTGAACTATCCTCTCAGCATTGCCGTGTGGGTCGGACTGATCGCCTTGGCAGGAGTGGCCGCAGAAACGGGGGTGATCATGGTGATGTTTTTGGACGAGGCTTGCTCCCGCCGGCAACGGGAGAATCGACTGCACTCGTTGGCGGACCTTCGTGATGCCATCATCGAAGGTGCCGTCTTACGAGTCCGTCCGAAAATCATGACCGCCTCGGCCATCATCCTGGGTTTGCTCCCCATCATGTGGTCCCAAGGAACGGGTGCCGATGTGATGAAACGCATCGCGGCGCCGATGATCGGCGGAATGGTCACGGCAACCGTGCTCACGCTGTTGGTCATTCCTGCCATCTATTTCATCTGGCGTCAGCGGCAATTACAATGA